ACTTGCTTAATACACCTGCTTAAAGTTAGTTCCAAGACAAGAAATgtgattaaaatgaataaatgaaacctCAGTGGTGCTGTATTGCCTGTTTATTTCGTAACTGTTAgttcaaatatatattaattcGTGCATTCATGttcttttagtccctttattaatctgcggaatgaaccgccaacttatccagcatatgttttacacagtgaatgcccttcctgctgcaacccatcactgggaaacgcccatacactctttttcacacacagacaatttcattcattttcttttcggctaagtccctttattaatttgggatcGAAACAGATGAATCCAACTgcgatgaaccgccaacttacccacatgtttttacgcagcagatacctttccagctgcaatccatcactgggaaacatctatacacactcattcacacacatacactacagacaatttagcctacctaatttacctgtaccgcatgtctttgaatctgctaacacagggaaaacatgcaaactccacactgaaacgccattTGACCCAGCTAAGGCTAAGTATTTGTAAGAATAGTCCAAAATGAATCATGAGTCAAAAGGATTTGTATTTTATGGCAAAAATCATTAGACTATAGAGTAAAGCTTGATGAAGACATTTAGTAAAGTAGCAATTTAGTAATTGGCtcggttcgagccccggctgggtcagttggcatttctgtttggagtttgcatgtactccctgtgttcgtgtgggtttcccccacagtccaaagacgtacaCTATAGGTGGATGCAGAAGtaaatgggtgttttccagtgatgggttgcatgcgtgaaacatatgccttttttgtcctatcctaacaaaaaataaataaataaataaataaataaattaaaaatagaaattgAAAGCttatacataatataaaatacaaatagatataaatttccacatattttACACTTACAACTGGCATTCAGGTCCATGGTCAAACAGCCCATCAAAACACACTGGCAGGTTGCAGTGTCCAGATTTATCAAACACTTTCAGAACAAATTTAATTAGAGACCATTATTTAACAAGCATTAAGTACATAAtcactttttaaagaaatttttcgcaaagaaaaaataaataatgcacttGTTATTAGTCTGCAAAACAAGAGGACGAGGTAAAAATAAGACGCGGCGGTTCCTCCTGTACTGCAGGCGACACTGTTCCACACGCAAGTCTCGTCGGTAACACGTTACTCGACCGTCGAAGAAACGCGAGAAGACATCATGGCGGGATTCATGAAATACAAAAGTGTCTCAACAACAATCGAAACTGTCAGATTGAAACTTATCTTAACtgctgtgttgtttttatttcctttttctcAAACGTCAGGTAAGCAGTAGTTAGATATGCTATACTGTATACTATTGTAGTATTTACGGTTTTGAAATTATTAAGGACTTTAATAAGCTAAATGTTGTTAGCTTACTGAAGATAGTAGTATATGTAAGTTAACGTTAAGTAAATCAAACTTATCTTAAcagtaaagttattttaaaaagtgccgtttttttattatttctttgtcAACGTGTATGGTTTAGGTCTTTATTTGGTATTTTAATACAATATTTTCTTAACACAGTAACTCATTCTGGAAAACTTCAATGTGTTTAAACTTCCGAATACAACGTTATTTCTTAACTCATTGCTTATGTCGTTATTAATctttaatatgaaaatatgcatatatagaaataaatatgtgtatatatacgtaCATGTAtattcactttcattttcatctttgtGCAGGTGCCAGCCGTCCCATCATTGAAATTAAAGATGGACAAGAAATCAAAGTACAAGCTGCGCAACATTTCTGCTACAACAACACCATCATACCCGGATGGAGGGAAACATGGACTAGAATACAGGTAAAACACTCAAACTATTGTAACTCCACGTGATTATCAATCTTTATTTCAAAACTGAGCCCCTCCCTCCTATTTGATTGGCAGGTGAGAGTGTGGAGCACTACAAAGCTGAAAGTGACGGTGGTCAATGATGAGCAAGACCTAAAGGAGCTCGAGCACTTCAGCATCTGGAAACTCGTGCAGTATTTTGTTCGCGAACAGACCAATGAGACCACCATAAGTGTCAGTCTGTTTAACAAcaagacctgcttcagagtggaCCCTTCAGAAAGCCGTACTCTCTATACGGTACAACCCAGCCGACGTGAGTTGAAAAGAATGGCAAAAAATCCAAACAAATGGACAAGCTCGATTGTGTTGGTCATTTCGATTACATGTCAGGTTATATATACTGTGCTCAGCATAAACAAGTTcatccctcacaaatctatctgaattcatatttttaataggcaactatacaatattacatttgtgcatactatacattagattagccagtactgaagccaaatctggagctaatttaacaaaataacttacaataactgtccaaaaactagtacacctaaatgtatatgttatagaaaaatattaaatacacattgaacaaagaggaaaaaattattcatttattcatttccttctgtcttcgtccctttattaatccggggtcggcacagcggaatgaacggccaacttatccagcacatttttacgctgcggatgtcCTTCAAGCCGGGAAAGAGGAagaatcaagaaaagcaaaaaaaaaaaaattgttcattttttattttaccttttcttttttgcaatatttttttttatttaattggatTATCTTttagtttctaaatatgtttggtgactaaaatattattttaataaatatatctgtttaatgaatctgctttgtttaaatgaactaaaacatattgcccttattcactgagaaattgataaaaatgtaatttttttaaattgtggtgtactcaattatgctgagctctgtatatAAGGGAGAatttactcaaaaatgaacatttgctcttaatttactcaccctcggaTCATCCAAGATGAAGCAGACTTTAAGTTGCAATCATGGTCTTCATAAAATGAAAGTCACTAGCTACCCATactttaaacaacaaaaaataaacaacatacaggctaaagaaaatgaatagctgttttattactattacaaggttcaacactaaggatttctTCTACcaggccagtggttcagatttttatttgccctgccaaaattttcactggccccaccaaaaagacaaaaaaaattaatagctatttcttaaccacatattttaaataatgtgtcgaaAGCCAAACATAACTTTatcaaacactttttatttagcGTGAATTTTCCTTAAATAAAAAtgggaattgaaaaaaaaattaccgctgtgaatgagatgaactgagTTAACGATAATAAcggagcaattccatgcaaatgtcaaccttgcagAGAATGTTAGAAAAGaaggttaaaaaaaattgtgtaagcaagtattttacagttctttAGAAATACCCAAatatgtctctgtcaatgtttaaaaatttttattctatacaaaatgtaaaataataatacaattttgccTCGTACAGTCCATGAAGACTAGAATGCAGTTgatcatattgtaaataatgtttgatcGATTATTTTACTTCAGAAAACATCAAATTATTATCCCcaataatagtattattttattttttattatctttttgtttttaaatcaaagtGCTAGAAGTTGTTGACTTTCATTTTATCAATCATCTATGACCACAATTTTAGCTACAAATCTTGTTATTTTCTATGTTGAAATGGTTAGaaactatactatactaaacTAATTCTGGCATTATATTCAAGCAACTTTGTTGCtctaccatggctgcagcaggtgtgATGATATTATGTAGTGGGCATGGGAGAATAACCAACTTCAAGGTTTACTgcagtttagaaaagtcaagctattaaaaccacaaaaatgttttgttatatgaTTTCTAagttatatgtaagttttttaatgtgttgtaaggaaatctgtgtttttgaagctaatAAAGATAGTAGGAGTCAATGGTTTATTTTAATTCTGTAGCCTGATATgcttactgctccaaaatattaaaattgtttcctaaaatgtaatatattgtgtCAAATGGGGGAAAAAAGTTGTGGTTTTTagtaagacatttaaaaataaataattttacagcagtaaacaatactgtgaaactgaatatttttatccaaggttataacAGCGTCAGAAACTTTTACCGGCCCATACTTATAACGTTGTTGcgctatttattttgtttaatgatttatttgGGACCGTGTACATTTACCAGCATTTTGTAAAAGATACAAGAGATGTTAAAACCAATTTAAACATGCGATTTGTCAAGATTGCAGACACAAGCGCCTAGTTACCTAGCAATGGTATgtcagcaaagttccttgattattgcACCAAAATGAGTGTATAGTATATATTAGTTTCATCAGTCtttgtacacaatgtaactactgAAATGTCGGCTGAAAGGTTTGTAAAGTCAtggttttttttaaagtgaaattttcatttttgtgtgaacatttttttgaatagttttttcATGCTCTTGATATGTTGTGGGAAATGTTATTGTTTTGGAGACtgacatagatttttttttttcctgctgtagATTTTGACATCTACCTGTTTTTGGTTTTTCTGGCTGGAGTGTTGCTGTTCTTTTATGCAGATGTTCTAAGCAGGTAATCTATAATACTTGATCAGGAATCAAAATTAGTGCTCTTTTTGGCAGATTGTGCTCTTCTTTTCACTGAGTTTTACACTTGACTATGTACAATTTAGgttatataacacattaacaaaagaaaaaagaaaaacctaTTTGTAACTTGTGTAAGAATATTTGGCTGATAAAACATTTGAATAGAATTAAAAGtgtgtttttaaattatattaaagaaCATTTCTATTAGGGAATGTGTTAagggaaatgtttgaaaaggtGTATTCTGgatgaatatttgaatatttatctttaatcaaactaaaagattgtAAATGACTCTTTTCAGTGTTGCTGCTATttggatgtttgtttgttttttgttcaaagAATGTTAATTAAGaaattgatatgattatatgttaTACATTGTTTGTTTAGTATAGgctttgccatgaatatagccaatgctgctgatatggcattaaaacatgaataaatatgaCACATTAATTGTATAACTCTCTGTGCTAACCTCTTTCAACTGGTCATGTAGAAGTCAAGTGTTCCACTACTCCGCTGGCATGAGCACTGGTATGATTGCCTCCCTCCTCATCCTCATCTTTATCGTTTACAGATTTTTACCCAAGGTAGGAGAAAGTTCTGCACTGTGTACCAAACATCCTTATCgttatcatattattaataatctCCTTACCTGTCAACATCCCTCCTTTCTTGGCCTGTAGAAAAGCCCATTCTATATGCTGGTGGTGGGCGGCTGGTCGTTTTCGCTCTACATCATCCAGCTGGTGTTTAGGAATCTTCAAGTGATACTTACAGATCACTGGCATCTGGCTATCGGTAAGAGAACAACAAAACATTAGGCTGTGTTTTGTAAAATTAAATCTTGGGCAAATTGATAGAAAGATTTGTTGATTAAGATAAAACGATAGAATTAAAGGGTTAGTTATTATAtagttactcaccctcatgtcattccaatcccctGAAAGTTCGCTGTTAGATAAATTAATTTGATCAATTtctatatattgtatttatattcttcttatatatgtatattttcaaAGAAACCCAAAATTAATGTTATAAATGTATGTGCTTCTTAATACAATCACATGCGCAACTGCAGTTTTTAATCAGTTAAATGGTTGGAATGTGCCGTTTGCAGGAATATAGTGTTGACAAAGAGTTGAGTATGTGATCAA
The nucleotide sequence above comes from Danio rerio strain Tuebingen ecotype United States chromosome 23, GRCz12tu, whole genome shotgun sequence. Encoded proteins:
- the nemp1 gene encoding nuclear envelope integral membrane protein 1 precursor, whose product is MAGFMKYKSVSTTIETVRLKLILTAVLFLFPFSQTSGASRPIIEIKDGQEIKVQAAQHFCYNNTIIPGWRETWTRIQVRVWSTTKLKVTVVNDEQDLKELEHFSIWKLVQYFVREQTNETTISVSLFNNKTCFRVDPSESRTLYTVQPSRHFDIYLFLVFLAGVLLFFYADVLSRSQVFHYSAGMSTGMIASLLILIFIVYRFLPKKSPFYMLVVGGWSFSLYIIQLVFRNLQVILTDHWHLAIGYVFVVGFISFAVCYRYGPLVEERSINILSWALQIFGLLLVYAGIQVQQVAFAIMIAAFCSKNLEYPFNTAFMLYHKLKPKKLEPRRLLTEEEFQRQSEVETQKALEELRKYCGSPDFNTWKTVSRLQSPKRFADFIEGSPHLLSNEVSVHMQEYGLGGSFFEDELFSTDEEDKEEEEDGWETEDDIKPEVTSPRMNNTRGK